A single region of the Methyloceanibacter stevinii genome encodes:
- a CDS encoding diguanylate cyclase domain-containing protein, whose amino-acid sequence MLDRLQTTAYCWDFASDRIDWAKNACAVLGGIDIGAVVRGRAFALHIDPKHAAARYDDVRRVAKAPANASIPYALQYRFMPEGRRGKATIWVEERGVCITDARGEPVRAEGTIRVAAERRRRSRPQSVAAGAEPSGIPSRAELTGMLSQLLSGRAGRDTKGAFLLVGVSDLTRINETYGYDVGDEVISIVGQRLATAVRGRDCLGRFSSNKYGIVLHGCDADEAVAVARRMIACVERDIASTRSGAVAVAVFVGVILLPDHAQSTQDAIGRAMQAADMARVNPRDRFYIYDPSSPREAERKRTIAMADEVIRALNDRRIAIALQPVVTSGSHDPESTNVCCGCGCRTDRFWTRASSFRQRRSLDWRSSSIIARWS is encoded by the coding sequence GTGCTGGATCGCCTCCAGACCACGGCCTATTGCTGGGATTTCGCGTCTGACCGAATCGACTGGGCCAAGAACGCCTGCGCCGTGTTGGGCGGCATCGATATTGGCGCCGTTGTGCGCGGCCGCGCATTCGCCTTGCATATCGATCCCAAGCATGCGGCAGCCCGCTACGATGATGTAAGGCGCGTTGCAAAGGCACCCGCCAATGCGTCCATCCCCTATGCGCTGCAGTATCGCTTCATGCCGGAAGGGCGGCGTGGAAAGGCTACAATCTGGGTCGAGGAACGCGGCGTTTGCATCACGGACGCTCGGGGCGAGCCGGTTCGGGCCGAGGGCACGATCCGGGTGGCCGCGGAACGCCGCCGCCGCAGCCGTCCGCAATCGGTGGCCGCTGGCGCAGAGCCGTCCGGCATTCCGTCGCGCGCGGAACTGACCGGGATGCTTTCTCAGCTCCTGTCCGGCCGCGCCGGCCGAGACACGAAAGGCGCCTTCCTGCTCGTGGGCGTCAGCGATCTCACCCGCATCAACGAAACCTATGGCTACGACGTCGGCGATGAGGTCATTTCCATCGTCGGCCAGCGTCTCGCCACCGCCGTGCGGGGCCGCGACTGCCTGGGCCGGTTTTCCTCGAACAAGTACGGCATCGTTCTGCATGGCTGTGACGCCGACGAAGCCGTTGCCGTCGCCAGGCGCATGATCGCCTGCGTGGAGCGGGACATCGCGAGCACCCGCTCCGGCGCCGTTGCCGTTGCCGTGTTCGTGGGCGTCATCTTGCTGCCCGACCATGCGCAGTCCACGCAAGACGCGATCGGGCGCGCGATGCAGGCGGCCGACATGGCCCGCGTCAATCCCCGCGACCGATTCTATATCTACGATCCGTCGTCACCGCGCGAGGCCGAGCGCAAGCGCACCATCGCCATGGCCGACGAAGTCATACGCGCTCTGAACGATCGCCGCATTGCCATCGCCCTTCAGCCGGTCGTGACCTCGGGCAGCCACGATCCGGAATCTACGAATGTCTGCTGCGGCTGCGGCTGCCGGACGGATCGGTTCTGGACGCGAGCGAGTTCGTTCCGGCAGCGGAGGAGCTTGGATTGGCGAAGCTCATCGATCATCGCGCGCTGGAGCTGA
- a CDS encoding EAL domain-containing protein, which yields MLRLRLPDGSVLDASEFVPAAEELGLAKLIDHRALELTIDLLRSVPTRKLALNVSALSTTDRHWIDALEALTGKDRKLTERLTVEITETAAVSDMEATANFVTALKRAGCRVALDDFGAGYASFRSLRNLGVDMVKIDGSFIENIGKNSNDETFVQTLLDLAHRFGVETVGEWVGDERAVDLLEKAGVSYLQGDFFGAPELHDDKTASPRKSAG from the coding sequence CTGCTGCGGCTGCGGCTGCCGGACGGATCGGTTCTGGACGCGAGCGAGTTCGTTCCGGCAGCGGAGGAGCTTGGATTGGCGAAGCTCATCGATCATCGCGCGCTGGAGCTGACAATCGATCTCTTACGTTCCGTGCCGACCCGTAAACTCGCCCTCAATGTCTCGGCTCTGTCCACGACCGACCGGCATTGGATCGATGCACTCGAGGCGCTTACAGGCAAGGACCGGAAGCTCACGGAGCGCCTGACCGTGGAGATCACCGAGACGGCCGCCGTTTCGGACATGGAGGCGACGGCCAATTTCGTCACCGCATTGAAGCGGGCGGGCTGCAGGGTCGCGCTTGACGATTTCGGGGCCGGATACGCCTCGTTCCGCTCGCTGCGCAACCTCGGTGTCGACATGGTCAAGATCGATGGATCGTTCATCGAGAACATCGGCAAAAATTCGAATGACGAGACATTCGTTCAGACACTTCTGGATTTGGCCCATCGCTTCGGCGTCGAGACTGTCGGCGAGTGGGTCGGCGACGAGCGTGCCGTCGATCTCCTCGAAAAGGCCGGGGTGTCCTATCTGCAGGGCGATTTCTTCGGAGCGCCCGAACTGCACGACGACAAGACGGCCTCGCCGAGAAAATCTGCCGGCTAG
- a CDS encoding gamma-glutamylcyclotransferase, with protein MGMTTEADKNALWVFGYGSLMWRPGFPFDAHSPARLEGAHRALCIYSVLHRGTPSEPGLVLGLDEGGRCEGVAFRVEPGAENDTIAYLRQREQVTDVYVETYREIALANGSGQSVRALTFVADPTHAQYAGALDLEAQLRIVRAGRGQAGPNIDYVLNTVEHLESLGTHDPLLFALAERLRKEIDEEPGG; from the coding sequence ATGGGCATGACGACTGAGGCCGACAAAAACGCTCTCTGGGTTTTCGGCTATGGGTCGCTGATGTGGCGTCCCGGCTTTCCATTCGATGCACATAGCCCCGCGCGCCTCGAGGGAGCGCATCGGGCCCTGTGCATCTATTCGGTCCTGCACCGGGGTACACCGAGCGAGCCTGGTCTCGTCCTCGGTCTTGACGAGGGCGGCCGATGCGAGGGCGTGGCCTTCCGCGTCGAGCCAGGCGCCGAGAACGACACGATCGCCTATCTGCGCCAGCGCGAGCAGGTGACAGACGTGTACGTGGAGACCTATCGCGAGATTGCGCTGGCAAACGGGTCGGGCCAAAGCGTCAGGGCGCTCACCTTCGTAGCCGATCCGACCCACGCCCAATATGCAGGCGCACTCGACCTCGAGGCGCAACTGCGCATCGTCCGGGCCGGCAGGGGGCAGGCCGGGCCGAATATCGACTATGTCCTAAACACGGTCGAACATCTGGAGAGCTTGGGCACGCACGACCCGCTGCTGTTCGCGCTCGCCGAACGGCTTCGGAAAGAGATCGACGAGGAGCCTGGCGGCTAG
- a CDS encoding prephenate/arogenate dehydrogenase family protein, producing MTEPLFDKVAIVGLGLIGSSLARGIKKHGLATTVTGFDGSADVRARSRDLGFCDSIAETVDEAVTGAQLVILAVPVGAMAAAAQSVAPHLADGAIVTDVGSVKAAVVRQVADALPDHAAFVPGHPVAGTEHSGPEAVFADLFDGRWCVVTPCARSTDASVKKVVALWTALGSTVETMTPEHHDIVLAITSHIPHLIAYNIVGTAADLEDVTQSEVIKFSAGAFRDFTRIAASDPVMWRDVFLNNKEAVLEVLGRFSEDLAALQRMIRWDDGQSLQGHFARTRAIRRSIIDAGQDTADADFGRPHGHDD from the coding sequence ATGACGGAGCCTCTTTTCGACAAGGTCGCCATCGTGGGACTGGGTCTGATCGGCTCGTCCCTTGCGCGCGGCATCAAGAAGCACGGTCTTGCCACGACCGTCACCGGCTTCGACGGGTCGGCGGACGTGCGCGCGCGGTCGCGCGATCTCGGATTCTGCGATTCCATCGCCGAGACCGTCGACGAGGCAGTTACAGGAGCACAGCTCGTGATCCTCGCCGTGCCCGTAGGCGCCATGGCGGCGGCGGCGCAATCCGTTGCCCCACATCTCGCCGACGGCGCGATCGTCACCGACGTGGGCTCCGTGAAGGCCGCCGTCGTGCGCCAGGTCGCGGACGCTCTCCCCGACCACGCCGCGTTCGTTCCGGGCCATCCGGTGGCGGGCACGGAACACTCCGGCCCCGAGGCCGTTTTTGCGGATCTGTTCGATGGACGCTGGTGCGTCGTCACGCCCTGCGCGCGCTCGACCGACGCAAGCGTCAAGAAGGTCGTCGCGCTTTGGACGGCGCTCGGTTCGACCGTCGAGACGATGACACCCGAGCATCACGACATCGTCCTCGCGATCACGAGCCACATTCCGCATCTGATCGCCTACAACATCGTCGGCACGGCCGCCGACCTGGAAGACGTCACGCAGTCCGAGGTCATCAAGTTCTCCGCCGGCGCTTTCCGCGACTTCACGCGTATCGCCGCCTCCGACCCGGTCATGTGGCGCGACGTGTTCCTCAACAACAAGGAAGCGGTCCTCGAAGTTCTCGGCCGCTTCTCCGAAGACCTCGCCGCGTTGCAGCGCATGATCCGCTGGGACGACGGGCAATCTCTGCAGGGTCACTTCGCCCGCACGCGTGCCATCCGGCGCAGCATCATCGATGCGGGCCAAGATACCGCCGACGCCGATTTCGGCCGGCCGCATGGGCATGACGACTGA